The stretch of DNA ATACCAAGCATCATCTCTCCATTTTGGTACTTCTGCATCTACACAAGCTTCGGTTTGAATTAAATATTTATTGGGCGCTTTATTGTGTGCATATTGTAACGCTTCTGGAAAATATTCGTAGGTACTTTCATACCAGTGAATGGCTGTTCCATCATAATATTTTGATGAAGCTTCATCTTGATACATCACATCAACCCACTCTTTTAAGCCCTCACGGTTTTGATCATATCCCAAAATTTTAACATCACCTTTTCCATCAGCCTCTAATTTTGGCCCCAAATGATTTTGCACAAAATTTGTCATCTCTTCTGGAGAATAGTGCATACTTTCCCAGTTATTACCATTTCCATGAGGTTCATTTTCAACCGTAATTCCCCAAATATCAATTCCTTCTGCTTTATATGCTTCTAAATACTTTGAAAAAAACAAGGCCCAAGTATCATAATATTCAGGTAATAATTTTCCTCCAACCCAATCTTTATTATCTTTCATCCAAGGTGGTGAAGTCCATGGTGATGATATAATTTTAAATCCATCTTTAGAAACCGTCATGGCTTCTTTTATCATAGGAATAATATCATTTCTATCTTCTTCTATTGAAAAGTGTTTCAATTCCTTATCATCTGGAACGGGTGCATAGGAATAATTTTTCAAAGAGAAATCACATGAATTAATATGCGTTCGTGTTAAAGAATATCGAGCACCTGTTTCACCAAAATAGGCTTCTATAATTTTTTCTCGGTTTTCTTTACCTAAACGATTAACAAGATAAGCTGAAGATTCTGTGAAAGATCCTCCAAAACCTATGATTGTTTGAAATTCTTTTTCAGGAAGAATTTTTATCTTCGTAGATTCAACATCATCTGAAAATGTTGTCAATTTTGTTAATTTATTTCCTTCTGCAGAAGTTTCATAAACTTCAACATCTAATAAGGTTTCTTTTTCTTTGTTACAACTCATGGTTATTAAGAATAGAGTAAAAATTAAATAGCAGTAAGTACGTGATTTCATAATTGTTATTTTTGAGGTGGTATCAATACATCTATGAGTAATGATTCTTTATCTCCATTATATGTTTTAACTATTGGTTTTCCATTTCGTGTTAATCCTTTAAAGACACCTTTATCAACTAATTCCCATAAAGCATATTTAGCTTTTCCATCAAGCGTAAAGAGTCCAAAATGATTTTCAGAACCTCCTGGGTTTTTAGCGTCTTTCCATATTTCATCAAATGCTTCAAAATAAAAGCATGCTATATTATTCTTATCCGTCCACTCACGAATGTAGTGGTAATACAATCCCTCTTTATATTCATCGGTTGCTTTAGATCCATTTGCTCCATAAAATCCATTTGAAAAACTCGCCCATCCTGTTTCTCCAATATGAATGGGCTTTTCAATACCCAAACTTTTAATATACTGAGCTGTTGATTCATATTGCTTTTTAGCATACTCCACTGCTCTTTTCATTGATTGATCAATTTTGTTTATGCTTGAATGGTTTTTATCCTCTTCAAAAACACCCCAAAATTGTGGATTATAATGCGTATCATGCATAGGATAGGTATGCAAGGATACATAATCAACTGCTTGAATTAATTTTTTCAAATCTTCGATATGATACTCTGAATCACCACCACCCCATGAGGCAAAATTATCGGAGCTGGTTATCCAAAGTTCTTTTGGTAATTTATTTTCTTTCTTTAAATTTTGAAGATATTCTACCCATTTTAAAATTACCCAAGGTTGAACATAATAACTTGTAGCCCATTTTACCATTGCTTCATTTCCTACAGCTATAATTTTAACAATATCAGGGTATTGATTCGCTAAGCTTACTGCTCTTTCAATCTCCTCTCCATTTTGCTCACTTTCAGCATAATGATCTGGAGGATAATTGGTCCAAGCATTTTTACAATCAATCCAAGCCCCCAACATTACATACATTTCAAAGCTTTCATTTTCGCTTTTTAACTCTTTTATGGCTTTTAACAAATTGGAAGCCTGATCTAACTGAACATTATAGGTTCTTACTATTTTAATCCCCATTGCATGAAGAATCTTCATATCTTCTTTCAATTCTTCAATAGTAGGTTGAAAACCACGAGAAATTTTTCGATAACCTCCATATGAAATAGCTAAATAATTAGGGTTTCCTAAAATATCTTCAGCTGTTACATTTATTTTATTCTTCGTAATAATTTCTTTTTTCTTATTCATATAACAGTTATTTAATAAGGCTGTTGCTATAATCAATTTTATTATTAACTTCATTTTATTTCAATTAGATACTTATTACAATATTGAATAAATTCACATAAATATATACTTGCCAAGTACAACTATTATACACTTTTCAGTATATAATAGCTGTAAATTGATATTTAGCCCCTAATTAGCCCCTACCTACATTATTTCAAATGTGTTTCTTTTATATTCACAACAATCTCAATAATTTTTCCTGTTCGATCAAAGAGTTCTTTACTCATTTTATTATCTAAACTTAATTGATCAAATTCTATTTTCTCTCCTCCGTTTAGAAGAATTTGCACACGATCATCACTTGAAATTTTATATACAATTGGAACTTGACAATATGTAAATCCAAGTGATTTTTCATTAAGGTTTATTGTTTTTTGTTTTCCATTTACCTCAACATAATTAAAAACACTTGATTCTGTTAAAAATTCATCTTTTCTTAATAAACAAGGGTTGAAATATAACTTACCTTGTTTTACAAAAACACCCAGTTCCCCAAATCTAGAAATCACATCTTCTTTTACCTGACCTGTCATTCCAGGTTGTTGTGCTCCTTTTGTAGCTGGTGTATGGGAATATGGATCAGTAGGAAAAGCTCCATACAATGTAGGTGACTTATGAACGCCTATTCCTTCATTAATCTCATAATAGTGTTCTAATAATCTACCCATAACCTCTGCTGATGCTTCTTTTTCAATAGCATCTAAACAACATTCTTGCACTGCTAACTGTAATTTAGAAACCATGTGCCAGTAAATACTTCCTAATCCTTCATATCCAAAGAAAGTCCCAGAACGACCCGTAAAGGCTTTATGATTGAATACTTCTTCAAAAATAGTTAATATTAGATCTTGATCTTTTGTTACCGATTCTGCATAATCTGAATTGGATAATTGACCTAATACCTCTTTTACATTATTAGAATTTTTAAAGTTTCCATTAAAATGATAGGTTCCTTTTACACTTTTTTCAACAATTTGGGTGTTACCTTCTTCTATCATTTTTTTAAGTAACGTTGATTTTTCTATCGATGCCTTTGGTATATTATTTCGATCAAAGAATCCATTAATATTCTTATTAGGGTATAATATGTAACTATATTGATCATCACGGAAAAGTGCACTATCTTTCATCCCATCTAATACAGCTAAGGCTTCTTCTGGCTTTAAATAACCTGAACTCAAGACAGCTACTTGTCCTTCTAACATTTCATCTAAATAAGAAATAGAAACTTCTTTTTCATTTTCTACTGTCATTAAGTTATAAGCATGGAACATATTATCTTCGCGTTGATTTGCTTTAATGGAATGATCGATAAAGGCTAAACCTAAATCTACAAATCGACGTAAACCATTGAATGAAATCGTGCGTTTCTTTCCCCAAAAGGCTTGTTCGTATACATGTTCTCTGAATTCATTCGCTACTTCTCCTAAATTATCTAAGACCATTTTACGATCTTCGTCATTAATTTTTCCTTCTAATAGATGTTGATTATCCTCTAATATTTGACGTACTTGTTTATAAAAATCAACTACTTCATTCGAAACCTTCACACCTTCTAAATCCGTTTTGCTTAATACTTCTTTAAAGAATTGCAAAAAACGACGTAAATAATACAATGTAACCATTGAAACCCCGTTTCCTACTAAAGCATTGTTCGCATCATTCCATTCAGGACGTTGCGTATTCATCCAAATTCCTCCTTCAGGAATGAAATTAGACATCTTAGCTAATGTGGTTGCTAATATTTTTTCAATAAAGTTTACTTGAACCAATTCATCATTCTCATCTCTCAGTAAAGCTCCATCTGCTCCTATTTTACTACGTAATGCTCGAATTTTTTCATCTAAACCTAAATCAAAATCTATCGTATCTTTTGGATTGTTAACAATATCTTGGTACGGCTTAATTTTATAAGGAACATTAGCGTAAACAAAGAATTCTTTATCAAAATATTCTTCTAATTTACCTGGTTTATGTTTTTCTAAAAATTCTAAAAATTTAAGTAAATAAATAATTTGATGATCGCCCCAATACCCAATATATGACCAAGGATCATCAGGTTCAATAGTTTCCCAATCAAAACCATCTTTGGTCACACGATATGGGTTGTAACCATCAAAAGTAGAAGCGTTTAAAAATTTACACATCATACTTTCCATAAACTCTGGAAATGAATGAGCTAAAGCCTCCCAATTTTGGAAGATATCACGCCAATTCCCTTCATAATCTAGAA from Flavobacteriaceae bacterium UJ101 encodes:
- the GBA|srfJ gene encoding glucosylceramidase (Belongs to the glycosyl hydrolase 30 family.; KEGG: ptq:P700755_003223 glucosylceramidase), which codes for MKSRTYCYLIFTLFLITMSCNKEKETLLDVEVYETSAEGNKLTKLTTFSDDVESTKIKILPEKEFQTIIGFGGSFTESSAYLVNRLGKENREKIIEAYFGETGARYSLTRTHINSCDFSLKNYSYAPVPDDKELKHFSIEEDRNDIIPMIKEAMTVSKDGFKIISSPWTSPPWMKDNKDWVGGKLLPEYYDTWALFFSKYLEAYKAEGIDIWGITVENEPHGNGNNWESMHYSPEEMTNFVQNHLGPKLEADGKGDVKILGYDQNREGLKEWVDVMYQDEASSKYYDGTAIHWYESTYEYFPEALQYAHNKAPNKYLIQTEACVDAEVPKWRDDAWYWSKEATDWGWDWAPEDQKHWHPKYVPVYRYARDIIGCLNNWVDGWVDWNMVLDRQGGPNWFKNWCVAPVIVDPDQDEVYFTPLYYTLSHFSKFIRPGAVRIGFELEDQDLMATAAKNPDGNVALILFNPTKEVKNLKLSFGNKSKIITINKEAIQTILIENV